Within the Hippoglossus stenolepis isolate QCI-W04-F060 chromosome 2, HSTE1.2, whole genome shotgun sequence genome, the region ccaaatttattgaatgccgaaaggcacaccattttatggtatcacgtttaatgcattttgGCACAACAACCATAAACTTTACGATAAATACTAATATAACCAAATATATaacttaaattaagaaaatttACATAAATGCACACATTTTCTGAGTTGTTTatactgtaaaacaaaagtttttcttttggcAAAGAATGTTGATAccaatgtgtctgtgaaaggatCAAATCAGCCAGTCGGTGAACCGGCCGGGCTCTAAACTCTGTCCCTCGTACTCCAGACTCGTCCTCACCTCTGCCTTAGTTTTCTCCAGACGAACGGACATGTCAGCAAACAGAGCGTCACCGTCCTCCAGAACAGCCGACGCCGACACCTGAATAGAACGGAACGGCAGTTAGAGTCAAACTCGTACTTAAAGACACCGTGGTACACGATCTATatcataaactgtaaataaaaataaacgtGGACTCACTGGACAAAATGCAGAACTCGAGAATTCTGAACATCAGCTCACTAACCACTGGTGACGTGTgggtcacattcacacacacatccacacacagcgTCTATATATAGAGTCACTTTACTCATCACTTCACACATGGAGGAATCAGGGGTTCAGTGTCTCGCCCAAGGACGGTTCATcaacatgcagactggaggagcccgggatcgaactgccgacccGCTCTATCTGCTAGGCCACAGCGGCCCTCAAcgaaaaaaacactgatgtcaAACTACTAGAAAACCTACAAGGacttttctgtcactttcttagaaacagcaaatattattgtgttaaattaaaCCTTGATGTTTCTCCAATATCCTGTTTCaacagaaattattatttataagaTAAAGTGTGTAAAACTCCATGGAATAAGGTTTGCTTAGATTTTGAAGCATAACAACAGTTCCCCAACTTTTTCTGTCAATATCTCGATCGTCCTGCTAATAACCACCAGGGTCTTTTTATCTTTAGCAggtgtgaaaatgaaagtttctttttgtctgtgagAAAACAAGACAACGTCTCAGATTCCTGTGCCTTTGGTCAGAAATGATCCTCCACAGAACGGAGAACAGAAAAAGGACTCGAGGTCAACGTGAGTGTGATGCTGTCGTGGGCTGATGAAGTGGTTTTCCACTGCAGCCCGAGCAGCCACACAGCGGATGGACGGGGATAGAGCtcaagaggagggaggagggaaggctTTACTGGAAGACGGAGGGAGTGGCAGAGACGACGgaatagagacagagagacgagcGTGTGAGCCTGATGTCAGAGAGGCGATGGTGTGTAGTGTCATGTAATGTCAAGACGAGTCTATTTCTGTAACCTTGACCTCAATGTGCTTTAAATAGCTCCCACTGCACAACACCACTGTTTACGTTGCATCATAGTAGAGCCGCATGAATAACTTTCCCCCATGTTGAGATCATCATTGATCACATGACGTCACCCagtggtttgtgagctgccgttTTGGAACCTCCAGTTTTCGACTTTtagtccagcgccatcttggttttattgaaaccagaagtatccatatttggaggagcgggggggtggagcctgactgagggCTTGAGGACACCGCCCCCCTGGCTTGAAATGTCTGTGTTCCGACTTCCAAGCGCTCCAATGCATGGTGATGGGAAGACGTCAAACGTAAACAAACCGTGAGAAGCTGATGAACTCCGACGAGTGGCGTTCCATCGGAAAATGTAGGCATCCGACTGGTTTATAAAGCTATTCTGCACGTTTATGAGACATTACAACTCGCACTGTTGACATCTTTGCTTATGAAATGAAGCCACGACTCAGATACACAAGCTTCACACGATTGCAatgataaatgtaataataaggTCGGAGGCGAATGAGTCTGACGGTTTCGGACAATCTGGAACCAGTTCTGGATTCCAGTCTCTACTCATCTGTAAAAAACCTGGATGAGCagggatgaatgtgtgtgtgtgtgtgtgtgtgtgtgtgtgtgtgtgtgtgtgtgtgtgtgtgtgtgtgtgtgtgtgtgtcaccttcaGGGACTCTAAGCTCTGTTGAAACTCTTCTATGTCTCGCTCTCCGATCCGAATCCTCCCCTGAAACATCCGCTGAGActcctggagctggagctgacagacagacacacacacagacacacacacacacacacacattattagaTAACATGACAGAGACagcattttgtttatttcacgACATCCTCTAGAATATTTTTCTACAATAACGATCAGACTTATCAGACGTATGACCTTTGCAAACACAGGGTCATGCAGTGAATACTttctacaacacaaacaactcTCTCTTTAAAAACACGTGTCCCAGTAACTGTACCAGTACTACAGGGCTCGTaaacaaaactcaaactgaTCAATGAAGCCGCTCGTTGTCTGGAGAGAAAACTGTAGGAACCAGATCAACGAACGATGACTTTCACTGTATGTTTGTTTCAAAGTGAAGAGTCCATTCGTTCTGCACTCATCAAAATATATCAACGCTCTTCTATAAACCTTTGAGGTAATGTCCGGCTGATGGCTCGGATAATGAAGAACATGAAACAGATTAGTTTAAATCCAACTGGATGAAGTTCATGTATTGGTCACGTCAGTTATTTATTAACACATTAACAGTGATGTTTGTTGtctaaagtgtttttattctaataCCTGGTATCTTCTGAAAGCTCTAAATCTAATATCTATTGATCAGATATCTTAACTTTTAGAAATGGTTCCTCGTGTGTACAAAGTCCAGGAACCCTTAGAGGGAATACAATATGTCAAACCTAATATTTCACAGAGttaaggtttgttttttaaagtctctGAAGCATCAGAGTCTGTGGGTTTTCTAAACTTCACAGAAACCTCCTGTATGAAAGTCCAGGACCTTACAGAGATCAGTGATgttgtctctcacctgtctcctgGTTCTCTGAGCGTCCGCCCCGTGCAGCTCCTCCTGATCGGCCTCACACAGCAGACAGTCCCCGCTCCACTCCGCCTCGCTGCCGCTGCCCGCGGGCTCCAGACCGAGCCGGTGCTGAGCGCACAGCCGCTCCGCCGGACACTCCAGCGCCGCCACCAGCTTGTGCCGCCGCAGGGTGCCGACCTCCCGGTGCGGCAGGACGTGGAGCTCGCAGAAGGACGCCAGGCACACCAGGCACGACTTGACCGCCCGCAGCCTCCCCTCCGCGGGGCAGAAGTCGCACGGCACCTCCCCGAGCCCCACCAGGTAGAGCTGCGGCGCCGCCACCATCTCGCTCAGCTTGAGTTTGTCGACCACCTCGGCGAGCACCGTGTTCCTCCGGAGCACCGGCCGAGGGCTGAACGTCTCCCGGCACTGAGGGCAGCTGAGCTGGGCCGACTCCGCCTGGTCCCAGTAGCTGTTGACGCAGTCCATGCAGTAGGTGTGTCCGCAGGGGATGGACACCGGGTccttcagcagctccaggcAGATGGGGCACCGGAACTGGCTCTCCGTCACCGAGATGTGGGCCCGGgccatgtcctcctcctccgccgggCTCCGTGACCTCCGTCCGCCCGGAGAGGATCCAGCTGCTGGGTGTGGAGCGGAGGGAGGAGTCCGCAAAACAGGAACAGCCCTTCCGCCATGTCAGCCTCCCTCCCCCCTGCTACCCTCAGTGCAGTCTGACAGGCAGCGAAAAGGAGCAGTTCACccaaattaatcaaataatataaaaacaaacacttttctcatagattttttcagatttctctCAATGAATTCAATTTTGttctttgtattttacagtatgtttacagaaaataaagaaagtcaTACAATGAGAAGGTTTCTCATCATTATGACTTAGTTTCTAATTCTTATGACGTATTAACTCATTATTATGAGCTACTGACTGAGGGCAGGGCGCAGCAGAGCGGGGAAGCCATGGTTGAGAGATCGCTGCCCCCTCCAACAAGAATGAGCTTCTTCTGCTATCTTTGACGAGGGATAAAAAGCTTAAGTTATAAGCTATAAGTTCTTCATGAGACTGATATTGTTGGACTACTAGTTAGACTACTGCCACAAATACTATGACGTACTTATACTGGAAGTTTGGAATCTACTTCGGTTTAAGTTtttgaataataaaaccaaTCGTCGAAACTTGTGAAAAGTGAGTTTTGCTTatgcaatatttatttattcatttagtcTTTCTGCACATTTTTATTGAAGCGCATTTCCGCTACTGTGATGAAATAATCCTTTATAATAATGAGAAACTTTCTCAAAATAATAACTGAGCATTTCaaaattatcatttattttactgtacaaacaaataaagaaggAGGGAAATGTTATGTATATGTGACCTGAGTAATACACAACACTAGAAATCAAACTTTATCCATAACACCTTTTCAAACAGATGACACAAAATtcttaacattaaaaacacttaCAAAAGGTAACTGTCATTATGAAGTGAAATAAGTCTGTGGGAATAGGGAGTTTAATTCTAATATCAATCTGAATttggagcaaaacaaaacactaaagtgaaatcaatgggcctgatgcaaactttgaacagacaccagaggcaacacagctcatctggtgtcagcagttcactttgtgttaacggtcacattcAAGGTGTTCATCACGTaagtagcagctcacatccacatgagacgtggtccctccagtcctcagaggaaatgaggacaactcctgatcggctgatgatggaaacgctggaaacaatagtgtagaaacagaaagaagtgaaagagacagaatcctctctgtggttttctATCAGTAAAACTCTTTACTTCCATCTAGTGACAGCAGTGTCACACTACAACTAACTAATAATgcttattttgattattttataaatagaaaaaagttcaataaaagtttacagtttgtcgaccgtctgacacacaccgcagatattttcatgtttgaagctgcaagttataaaatgtttgatatttttcatttaggCTAAATGTGGcgtttttaacaacttctacaagttgctgatatatttcagataaaagtcgAGTCACCGGAGTCGTTTGGATTCATCCTCGGGGAAATTTATCCATTAGCTGTCAAgacaagtcacttaaaactgaacattcacttcaacaatgatgctggagtctgactgtcaccaaagaaggattcatcctgtggggaccatgaacagttGTATGAACTTCTATTCAAATCCATCCCGCAGCTGTTGAGATAATTCCATCGGGACTAAGGTGATTTCCAGACGTTGgtctaaacagcaggaggttttttgactgtgctgtacaatgcagctggatccactccagtgtcctgacctctggttctgaaaggagataaaacaaataaatgatcaggaggtcatggagacgtagcattaaaggagacatattgagtttcaaagttctgcaaagttaaaagcccaaagtctgagctcctctcctggtaAACAGGCTCCTCTaccccacagaaaacatgaagctacACCTCACCAGTAGTCCCACCTGTACCTCTGCATCATCGGCAGAAGCCAGGGCTGTAGCAAACGTAGCATAAGCAGTATTTAAACGTCAACAGTGGTGCAGTGAACACATTGTGTTACGAAGTGTTGTAACAATGTTAGCGGAGGAGGTCATTCTTGGCGTTCTCGTGGAAAACATCTCGGAGGTAGATGATGTGGGTTAAAATACGTGTTGAATGCTTCAATAcaggctgaatgtcacagtctctgcttccgtcgtctggaacagcagcttctaacaccagcatctgtagagaactttagaatccattgtgtcactgcctttttaaaacagtcgctgctgattggggaacacctctgacacacccaccaaacgaGAGCCCGCTGCACacgggttcaaacaaacatgtcgttcACCACGGAAACGCTAGTTAAACTataagaaatgatttgagattgaatgtgtccctcgtaaagtgagagtggaggatttcctacacgcacaggaagtggttaaccaatcacaacagagtgggccgggtgaccaatcagagcagactgggcattatcaggagggggccttaaagagacaggagctaaaaccaagtgtttgagacagaggctgaaaagaggagctgcagcaatagacagtctgaggaaagtgatgttttctgaacattaaacattttaaagtcacaacactaattaaaatgatcaaactgaatatgagcagaatatgtctcctttaacaaatacacatgtttaaacaagacaagaaaatgaaagtgtaaaaacaaatgacttctataggatatatctctgtttatgatgttttgtggtgttagtgaggataatggtcctgaatgaagagctgctcacctcgggGCAGATCTGTTGAAGTTGACAGAAGCGTACgcaacctcctccacctccttgtgtttgctgggtTCAGCTGATCCGACGTTGGAGGAGATGGGATCCGTCTGCCTCTTCATGAAGTGGACACTAGCAtagtgaaggtcacagttttcctcagacTCATTGGGTagacgctgcaaacacaaatttgcttttgaatcttgtacatgtggcagTATGGACAACGTTAGAGTCCAACTATCGcagctattgatttatttaaagcgCCTCCTTCTACACCAGACGTGTttcaaggacaggaaacatgtggttctactaaaaaccaaaaggagggAAGGTCTTCAGGTTGAATTTCAAACACTAACACTACAAACTTCTCacttagtgtgtatgtgagccacTTGTGTGCACTTTCACATCGGTTGTGTCCAGATAAGACTTCATCTGGGAGCTGGATGTTCACGTACTACAGCCAAGTTTGGTCGAAACAAGTTGtgtaacatcatttaattagaggtcgagctacacacaatataatccaTAGACCCCAAAACTATCTGTCAGcaaatcattgataaaaactCTTTTAGCACAATATTTTGGgtgtatagtgtgtatcatttaattgtgtaacactttaatacaactgcaggtctacagacacagaggcacttaaaaaaagaaaagtcaggctcACAGTAACTAGAAGGAGCGAGAAGGAAGGGGGATAGGCCACACCCCCtaactcccttctttctctcagtcttgttcCGACCAGCAACGAGTACAcaactctccgtctctccgATGCACCACGCCCTACTCACCGACACTCAATCCCACACAGCGCTATCTCTCCAAACTCGTAACACAATTACCTCAAATTCACGTCAAAGGGCAACATactgttaggattttaataatataattagacactatagccccgaaaaggatcgattttacacgcaccatgtttgtaccttaacagaaataatttatgttttgttatgtgttaggactgtaatccgtggcatacaatacactgtacttaaacttgttctcatacataaacctttatatatattacagtattcctttagctttattcaacatcacacatacataaatgcactgtgctcattaagacactgtgacctatgccttagaaagaaatcaagcagctgccccagcttctgaaggccagataggaaaggcgttgtcttgtctgataaatacgcatgcttacacacacagaacatacagacgataaaacagaaacacaatgtttcacactccaatgaacaaaaacactgtgtctgcaaaactactgaagactcacaaagcttcagccggataaaggctttttcttaatacacaaaacttaacactatcagaatgtgaagatttgtccagctactatcaaaggagtgacggacctgggagcggctcctcatcattggtggattccagttccaagatgctgggaccacgccttcaacctactattataaatattgcacctgtcatccgttcggggcgactcttggcCACCCCGAGCTACGGACTAAAAgctgaggctgtgcattgagtgcccatagctatgctgtacctttttcattgcttctaaataaatactttttgaactaagaccgacccttctcatacctaaggacaaaagaacacgacaaaattGGTGACCCCGACGTGATCCTGAAGAGAAGTTTTTGACCAGAAAGACCGGAGACCCAAAGGTCGAGGCCGCTCCGATCGATTCTCCACATACTCACGGGCGCCAAACTAAAAggtaagcagaaacctgttaaaacaaattctgcattagttatataggcattgatatagattgtgagtgcggagaggagaaaggaggtaaaataataaagttctgtgttttatggaagcaatgaaagggtatgtaaaataaaagtactaaaCAGAGGTCTGGGACCCTGTGAAAGGTCAGGGACCTTGTGAAAGGTCTGGGACCTTGTGTGGGGTCTGGGACCCTGTCTTGGCGcaaaagaaacaagataaaaaagcGAGGTCTGGGACCTGCGCGGGACGGGCGCCACACTTAAAAAGTCTGTGACGCACCAacccttaaaactaattcagattggagaaaagacagacgattcATGCAATAGATTGCATCCGTGCAACCAAATCTGGGATTAGGGTGTGAACCTGGAGGAAGGGGCTACCGGCACTGACGAGTGAGGAgcttaactagccagacacaccgttgcttgaatcgggcaca harbors:
- the LOC118098536 gene encoding E3 ubiquitin-protein ligase TRIM47 isoform X5, whose protein sequence is MARAHISVTESQFRCPICLELLKDPVSIPCGHTYCMDCVNSYWDQAESAQLSCPQCRETFSPRPVLRRNTVLAEVVDKLKLSEMVAAPQLYLVGLGEVPCDFCPAEGRLRAVKSCLVCLASFCELHVLPHREVGTLRRHKLVAALECPAERLCAQHRLGLEPAGSGSEAEWSGDCLLCEADQEELHGADAQRTRRQLQLQESQRMFQGRIRIGERDIEEFQQSLESLKVSASAVLEDGDALFADMSVRLEKTKAEVRARLEAKERAVVGRAERDIEMLEKDVEELRRRDEEISQLLQTDDNTHFLQAAPLLCVPLATGRHSRALSLPTEAFSGARRALCHFRSRMEEVCREEVDKISRAVNENYVSGGECVKGGRNQCVENTKPQHMQLPAGQHATTRAVPVSFPLSSLSLQPADQRMRAAFLRF
- the LOC118098536 gene encoding E3 ubiquitin-protein ligase TRIM47 isoform X6: MARAHISVTESQFRCPICLELLKDPVSIPCGHTYCMDCVNSYWDQAESAQLSCPQCRETFSPRPVLRRNTVLAEVVDKLKLSEMVAAPQLYLVGLGEVPCDFCPAEGRLRAVKSCLVCLASFCELHVLPHREVGTLRRHKLVAALECPAERLCAQHRLGLEPAGSGSEAEWSGDCLLCEADQEELHGADAQRTRRQLQLQESQRMFQGRIRIGERDIEEFQQSLESLKVSASAVLEDGDALFADMSVRLEKTKAEVRARLEAKERAVVGRAERDIEMLEKDVEELRRRDEEISQLLQTDDNTHFLQAAPLLCVPLATGRHSRALSLPTEAFSGARRALCHFRSRMEEVCREEVDKISRAVNENYVSGGECVKGGRNQCVENTKPQHMQLPAGQHATTRVPVSFPLSSLSLQPADQRMRAAFLRF